Proteins found in one Ornithorhynchus anatinus isolate Pmale09 chromosome 8, mOrnAna1.pri.v4, whole genome shotgun sequence genomic segment:
- the ORNANAV1R3043 gene encoding vomeronasal 1 receptor ornAnaV1R3043 produces the protein MLWSDLIFTICFFLQIVIGLLANSTLLIVYVSSLVAQPRWRKPRDLILMHLTMANIVIFLTQCVPGIVMAFGWKPLGGTIGCQITLLIRRVARALSICTTCVLGVFQAITISPSNSWWKQLKPRIPNYILPSFVFFWILNILVEVNINFNIIASKNITIQVRVHSLKSCLNTLPETYVSIIQFITVITLRDIFFVFLMSWASGYMVIVLHQHRKRVKHIHHARLSPKSSPECRATHTILFLIISFVCFYCINSGITLTVSLLGEDAGILFDLNMFLGSCFSFFCPLVLISNDPRVPWPQWALKKLRNVATLLDLRNEQ, from the coding sequence ATGCTCTGGAGTGACCTGATCTTCACAATTTGTTTCTTCCTTCAGATTGTAATTGGGCTCCTAGCCAATTCCACTTTGCTCATAGTATATGTCAGCAGCCTTGTTGCTCAGCCCCGTTGGAGGAAGCCCAGAGACCTGATCCTTATGCACCTGACTATGGCCAACATAGTCATATTCCTTACCCAGTGTGTCCCAGGAATAGTAATGGCCTTTGGTTGGAAGCCGCTTGGAGGTACCATTGGATGCCAGATCACCTTGCTCATCCGGAGAGTAGCCAGAGCTCTGTCTATCTGTACCACCTGTGTGCTGGGTGTATTCCAAGCCATCACAATCAGTCCCAGCAATTCCTGGTGGAAACAACTCAAACCCAGAATACCCAACTACATCCTTCCATCTTTTGTCTTCTTCTGGATCCTCAACATATTGGTGGAAGTGAACATTAATTTCAATATAATAGCTAGCAAAAATATCACTATCCAAGTCAGAGTCCACAGTCTGAAATCTTGTTTAAATACACTCCCAGAAACGTATGTAAGCATCATTCAATTTATAACAGTCATAACATTGCGAGATATCTTCTTTGTATTCCTCATGAGTTGGGCTAGTGGCTACATGGTGATTGTGCTACACCAACACCGCAAACGAGTTAAGCACATTCACCATGCCAGACTCTCTCCTAAATCCTCCCCAGAGTGCAGAGCCACCCATACCATCCTATTCCTCATCATTTCCTTTGTTTGCTTTTACTGCATCAACAGTGGCATTACTCTGACTGTCAGTTTGTTAGGGGAGGATGCGGGGATTCTCTTTGACCTTAACATGTTTCTAGGTTCTTGTTTTTCCTTCTTCTGCCCTTTGGTGCTGATCTCTAATGATCCTCGTGTCCCTTGGCCTCAGTGGGCCCTCAAGAAGTTGAGAAATGTTGCGACTCTCCTAGATCTCAGGAATGAACAATAG